From a single Cupriavidus taiwanensis LMG 19424 genomic region:
- a CDS encoding carbohydrate ABC transporter permease, translating into MAEISSAVPAVIPTAIPAKANRAAWWRAGFLLAYLVFAIVPIYWMVNMSFKTNEEIVSTLSLWPGQFTLEHYKTIFTDPSWYSGYVNSMIYVALNTVISIGVALPAAYAFSRYQFIGDKHVFFWLLTNRMTPPAVFLLPFFQLYSTIGLMDTHLGVALAHLVFNVPLAVWILEGFMSGVPREIDETAYVDGYSFPRFFLTIFLPLIKAGVGVAAFFCFMFSWVELLLARTLTSVNAKPIVATMTRTVSASGMDWGVLAAAGVLTIVPGGIVIWFVRHYIAKGFAMGRV; encoded by the coding sequence ATGGCTGAGATCTCTTCGGCAGTCCCCGCCGTGATTCCCACCGCGATCCCGGCAAAGGCCAACCGCGCCGCCTGGTGGCGCGCCGGCTTCCTGCTGGCCTACCTGGTGTTCGCGATCGTGCCGATCTACTGGATGGTCAACATGTCGTTCAAGACCAACGAGGAGATCGTCTCCACGCTGTCGCTGTGGCCGGGCCAGTTCACGCTGGAGCACTACAAGACCATCTTCACCGATCCGTCCTGGTATTCGGGCTACGTCAACTCGATGATCTACGTGGCGCTGAACACGGTGATCTCGATCGGCGTGGCGCTGCCGGCCGCCTACGCCTTCTCGCGCTACCAGTTCATCGGCGACAAGCACGTGTTCTTCTGGCTGCTGACCAACCGCATGACACCGCCGGCGGTGTTCCTGCTGCCGTTCTTCCAGCTCTACAGCACCATCGGGCTGATGGATACGCACCTGGGCGTGGCGCTGGCGCACCTGGTCTTCAACGTGCCGCTGGCGGTGTGGATCCTGGAGGGCTTCATGTCGGGCGTGCCGCGCGAGATCGACGAGACTGCCTATGTCGACGGCTACTCGTTCCCGCGCTTCTTCCTGACCATCTTCCTGCCGCTGATCAAGGCCGGCGTTGGCGTGGCCGCGTTCTTCTGCTTCATGTTCAGCTGGGTCGAACTGCTGCTGGCGCGCACGCTGACCTCGGTCAACGCCAAGCCCATCGTCGCCACCATGACGCGCACGGTGTCGGCATCGGGCATGGACTGGGGCGTGCTGGCCGCGGCCGGCGTGCTGACCATCGTGCCCGGCGGCATCGTGATCTGGTTCGTGCGGCACTACATCGCGAAGGGCTTCGCGATGGGCCGGGTTTAA